A window of the Brassica napus cultivar Da-Ae chromosome C5, Da-Ae, whole genome shotgun sequence genome harbors these coding sequences:
- the LOC111206295 gene encoding metal tolerance protein 10-like: MKKLAKSERQAVHISNATNLVLFIAKVYASMESRSMAVIASTLDSLLDLLSGFILWFTANAMRKPNHYSLSYWQTTYATCGMLVCPVALYLVSVYQTAIHMNSTEEQWMIGIMASVTRVKFLLMLYCRGFQNVIVRAYAQDHLFDVVDIVLPEDMRLQEAHNIGETQEMLEQLVEVERAFVHVDFEFTHLPEHKY; this comes from the exons ATGAAGAAGCTTGCAAAGAGTGAGAGACAGGCTGTTCACATCTCCAACGCTACAAATTTGGTCCTCTTTATTGCCAAAGTTTATGCCTCCATGGAGAGTAGATCCATGGCTGTGATTGCTTCAACTCTGGACTCTCTCTTGGATCTCCTGTCTGGTTTTATTCTCTGGTTCACAGCTAATGCCATGAGAAAACCAAACCATTATTCATTATCCTATTGGCAAACGACGTATGCAACCTGTGGTATGTTGGTCTGTCCGGTAGCTCTTTATTTGGTTTCTGTCTATCAA ACTGCTATTCATATGAATAGCACAGAGGAGCAATGGATGATAGGGATCATGGCCTCTGTCACTAGAGTGAAGTTCCTACTCATGCTTTACTGCAGAGGTTTTCAGAACGTAATCGTTAGGGCCTACGCTCAGGATCACCTCTTTGACGTT GTGGACATTGTTTTGCCAGAGGACATGAGACTGCAAGAGGCTCACAACATCGGAGAGACTCAGGAGATGCTCGAGCAACTTGTTGAGGTGGAACGCGCTTTTGTTCACGTAGACTTTGAGTTCACTCATCTTCCTGAACACAAGTATTAG